A window of the Coprobacter fastidiosus genome harbors these coding sequences:
- a CDS encoding flavodoxin family protein translates to MKKILILSSSPRRGGNSDTLCDEFLRGATEAGNEAEKIFLRDKNINYCTGCSVCSMYGKPCPQKDDMSEIIEKMLAADVIVMATPVYFYTMSAQMKTLIDRCCARYTEIKNKDFFFIITAAEDDKEKMLRTVDTFQGFLDCLENPVIKGTVFGLGVWNIGEIKGNAAMQEAYEMGKNV, encoded by the coding sequence ATGAAAAAAATATTGATTCTTTCATCGAGTCCGCGTCGTGGCGGTAACTCCGACACTTTGTGTGATGAATTTTTACGAGGAGCTACAGAAGCCGGTAATGAGGCAGAAAAGATCTTTCTTCGGGATAAAAATATTAATTACTGTACAGGATGTAGCGTGTGCAGTATGTATGGTAAGCCTTGTCCTCAGAAAGATGATATGTCTGAAATTATAGAGAAAATGCTTGCTGCGGATGTGATTGTTATGGCTACTCCGGTATATTTTTATACAATGTCGGCACAAATGAAGACCCTTATCGATCGTTGCTGTGCACGTTATACAGAGATAAAAAATAAAGATTTCTTTTTTATTATAACGGCGGCAGAAGACGATAAAGAAAAAATGTTACGCACGGTCGATACTTTTCAAGGTTTTCTCGATTGTTTAGAGAATCCGGTGATAAAAGGAACTGTATTCGGTTTGGGAGTATGGAATATTGGCGAAATTAAGGGTAATGCTGCTATGCAAGAGGCATACGAAATGGGTAAAAATGTGTGA
- the carB gene encoding carbamoyl-phosphate synthase (glutamine-hydrolyzing) large subunit — protein MQKSIKKVLVLGSGALKIGQAGEFDYSGSQALKALKEEGIKTVLINPNIATIQTSEGIADQVYFLPVTPYFVEEIFKKEQPDGILLAFGGQTALNCGTELYNKGILDKYNVKVLGTSVEAIMNTEDRDLFVKKLNEIGVKTPKSIAVESMEDAFKAAESIGYPLIIRSAYALGGMGSGFCYNEKELKELAENAFSYSNQILVEESLKGWKEIEFEVIRDKNDHCFTVASMENFDPLGIHTGESIVVAPTCSLDEKELALLQDLSKKTIRHLGIVGECNIQYAFNSETDDYRVIEVNARLSRSSALASKATGYPLAFVAAKLALGYSLDQIGEMGTPNSAYVAPSLDYYICKIPRWDLNKFAGVSRLIGSSMKSVGEIMSIGKSFEEIIQKGLRMIGQGMHGFVGNSDLKFDNLAEELSHPTDMRIFAIAEAFDKGYTIEKIHDLTKIDPWFLGKLKNIHDYKLKLQTYDHIEDIPADVMLEAKRLGFSDFQIARFVENPQGNMEAENIRTRNYRKKLGILPSVKRINTVASEHPELTNYLYLTYDGSDHDIPYYKNDKSVVVLGSGAYRIGSSVEFDWCSVNAVQTARKLGYKSIMINYNPETVSTDYDMCDRLYFDELTYERVLDVIDLESPKGVIVSVGGQIPNNLAMKLHRQQVPILGTSPVSIDRAENRHKFSSMLDQLGIDQPAWKELTSMDEIDAFIEKVGFPVLVRPSYVLSGAAMNVCYDKEGLRNFLDLAAHVSKEYPVVVSQFLQNAKEIEFDAVAKNGEVVEYAISEHVEFAGVHSGDATLVFPAQKIYFETARRIKKISRQIAKELNISGPFNIQYLAKNNEVKVIECNLRASRSFPFVSKVLKRNFIETATRIMLDAPYSQPDKSAFDVDCIGVKASQFSFARLQNADPVLGVDMASTGEVGCIGEDFNEALLTSMIAVGYNIPQKSVMVSSGSAKSKVDLLEACRLLDQKGYDLYATAGTQKFLKDNGVKNVQVVSWPDENKENNVMDMISEHKFELVINIPKNHTKRELTNGYKIRRASIDHNIPLLTNARLASAFIEAFCNIGMEDIEIKSWKEYR, from the coding sequence ATGCAGAAATCTATTAAAAAAGTACTGGTATTAGGATCCGGCGCTTTAAAAATCGGACAAGCGGGAGAATTTGACTATTCCGGATCTCAAGCGTTAAAAGCATTAAAAGAAGAAGGAATCAAGACAGTCCTTATTAATCCTAACATCGCGACAATACAAACGTCGGAAGGGATTGCCGATCAAGTATATTTCTTACCTGTAACCCCTTATTTCGTAGAAGAAATTTTTAAAAAGGAACAACCCGACGGCATTCTTCTCGCATTTGGCGGTCAAACAGCACTGAATTGTGGTACAGAACTATATAACAAAGGGATTCTGGATAAATACAATGTAAAAGTATTGGGTACTTCGGTAGAAGCGATAATGAATACCGAAGACCGGGATTTATTTGTTAAAAAACTAAATGAAATCGGAGTAAAAACACCGAAAAGCATCGCTGTAGAATCTATGGAAGATGCTTTCAAAGCAGCCGAATCGATCGGATATCCTCTGATCATACGTTCGGCATACGCTTTAGGCGGTATGGGTAGCGGTTTTTGCTATAACGAAAAAGAATTAAAAGAACTTGCCGAAAACGCATTCTCCTACTCAAACCAAATTTTAGTAGAAGAATCCTTGAAAGGATGGAAAGAAATTGAATTCGAAGTTATCCGAGACAAAAACGATCACTGTTTTACCGTTGCGAGTATGGAAAACTTCGATCCGCTGGGTATACATACCGGTGAAAGTATCGTTGTAGCACCGACTTGTTCTCTTGACGAAAAAGAACTGGCTCTATTACAAGACCTTTCTAAAAAAACTATCCGCCATCTGGGTATCGTCGGAGAATGCAATATACAGTACGCCTTCAATTCCGAAACAGATGATTATCGGGTAATCGAAGTCAATGCCCGGTTGAGCCGTTCTTCAGCTTTAGCCTCAAAAGCGACCGGTTATCCTTTAGCATTCGTCGCTGCAAAACTCGCTCTGGGTTATTCCCTAGATCAAATCGGAGAAATGGGAACTCCCAATTCGGCATACGTAGCACCGAGTCTCGACTACTATATCTGCAAAATTCCCCGCTGGGATTTGAACAAATTCGCCGGAGTATCCCGACTGATCGGATCGAGCATGAAATCGGTAGGAGAAATCATGTCTATCGGTAAAAGTTTTGAAGAAATCATTCAAAAAGGTTTAAGAATGATCGGACAGGGAATGCACGGTTTTGTAGGAAACAGCGACCTGAAATTCGACAATCTGGCAGAAGAACTCTCCCACCCGACCGATATGCGTATCTTCGCCATTGCCGAAGCATTCGACAAAGGTTATACGATCGAGAAAATACATGATCTGACAAAAATAGACCCATGGTTTCTCGGTAAGCTGAAAAATATCCACGACTATAAATTAAAACTTCAGACATACGATCATATAGAAGATATTCCTGCAGACGTAATGCTCGAAGCAAAACGTCTCGGATTCTCCGATTTCCAGATTGCCCGTTTTGTAGAAAACCCACAAGGGAATATGGAAGCTGAAAATATCCGTACCCGTAACTATCGGAAGAAATTAGGAATACTTCCTTCGGTAAAACGGATTAACACGGTTGCGTCAGAACATCCCGAATTGACCAACTACTTGTATTTGACGTATGACGGAAGCGATCATGACATTCCCTACTACAAAAACGACAAATCGGTTGTCGTGCTCGGATCAGGAGCATATCGCATAGGTAGTTCGGTAGAATTCGACTGGTGTTCGGTAAATGCCGTGCAAACAGCTCGTAAATTAGGATATAAATCGATAATGATCAACTACAATCCTGAAACCGTATCGACAGACTACGACATGTGCGACCGGCTTTATTTCGATGAGCTGACCTATGAACGGGTACTCGATGTGATCGACTTGGAATCTCCTAAAGGGGTCATCGTATCGGTAGGCGGACAAATTCCGAATAACCTGGCAATGAAATTACATCGTCAGCAAGTACCTATTCTCGGAACATCTCCAGTCTCCATCGACCGTGCAGAAAACCGTCACAAATTTTCCAGCATGCTCGATCAATTGGGTATAGACCAACCGGCATGGAAAGAGCTCACCAGTATGGACGAAATCGATGCTTTTATCGAAAAAGTAGGATTCCCGGTATTGGTACGTCCGTCATATGTACTTTCCGGAGCTGCCATGAATGTTTGCTACGATAAAGAAGGATTGAGAAACTTCCTCGATCTCGCTGCTCACGTATCAAAAGAATATCCCGTTGTAGTTTCTCAATTTTTGCAGAACGCCAAAGAGATAGAATTCGATGCCGTAGCCAAAAACGGAGAAGTTGTGGAGTATGCCATCTCCGAACATGTCGAGTTTGCAGGAGTACATTCAGGAGATGCGACTCTGGTTTTCCCGGCTCAGAAAATCTATTTTGAGACTGCCCGCCGTATAAAGAAAATCAGCCGGCAGATCGCAAAAGAATTGAATATCAGCGGACCTTTCAACATTCAGTATCTTGCCAAGAATAATGAAGTGAAAGTTATCGAATGTAACTTGCGGGCATCTCGAAGTTTTCCGTTCGTTTCTAAAGTATTGAAGCGCAACTTTATCGAAACGGCAACCCGCATTATGCTCGACGCCCCATACTCACAGCCCGATAAATCGGCTTTCGATGTTGATTGCATCGGCGTCAAAGCCTCACAATTCTCTTTCGCCCGGTTACAGAATGCCGATCCTGTATTAGGTGTGGATATGGCATCTACCGGAGAAGTCGGATGTATCGGAGAAGATTTCAATGAAGCTCTTTTGACTTCTATGATTGCAGTAGGGTATAACATTCCCCAAAAGAGCGTAATGGTCTCTTCAGGATCGGCAAAATCTAAAGTCGATTTATTGGAAGCTTGCCGACTACTCGATCAAAAAGGGTATGATTTATATGCCACAGCCGGAACACAAAAATTTCTAAAAGACAATGGCGTAAAGAATGTGCAAGTTGTCTCATGGCCGGATGAAAATAAAGAAAACAACGTCATGGACATGATCTCGGAACATAAATTCGAATTGGTCATCAATATCCCTAAAAATCATACTAAACGGGAACTGACCAACGGTTACAAGATACGCCGTGCTTCGATAGATCACAATATTCCGTTACTGACAAATGCCCGTCTGGCAAGTGCATTTATAGAAGCATTTTGTAACATAGGAATGGAAGACATAGAAATCAAAAGTTGGAAAGAATACAGATAA
- a CDS encoding M23 family metallopeptidase, translating to MKLIGLKQFIITGLFTVIPFGLVSAQTSKPATKKHTSIQEDLIAYNKVIPRIMNVVDSAALKKRLEQEYNEYPALDLYGDNWNTEWVNPYKSTVQFPDSFSIDVSNYCMPVPGYKTSDYGPRWRRMHRGVDLKLQVGDTVRAAFSGKVRITKYEARGYGYYVLLRHPNGLETIYGHLSKILVRPNQIVKVGDPIALGGNTGRSTGPHLHFETRFLGLDINPNEIFDFVNQVPHTDTYVFRAKTSVKNVYSARTAASKSGNNGSKYVTYRVKKGDTLSSIAVKYRTTVNTLCRLNGISKNKILRLGQPIRVK from the coding sequence ATGAAATTGATTGGATTAAAACAATTTATTATTACAGGCTTATTCACAGTGATCCCCTTTGGTTTAGTTTCAGCGCAAACCTCAAAGCCGGCCACTAAAAAACATACCTCCATTCAAGAAGACCTTATCGCCTACAATAAAGTAATTCCCCGCATTATGAATGTGGTGGATTCGGCCGCTCTAAAAAAAAGGCTGGAACAGGAATATAACGAATACCCCGCTCTTGATCTTTACGGAGATAATTGGAATACAGAATGGGTAAATCCTTATAAATCGACTGTGCAATTTCCCGACTCGTTTTCAATCGACGTCTCTAACTATTGCATGCCAGTTCCGGGATACAAAACCTCTGATTACGGTCCTCGCTGGCGCAGAATGCACAGAGGAGTAGATTTGAAACTTCAAGTAGGAGATACCGTAAGGGCCGCATTTTCCGGAAAAGTAAGAATTACGAAATATGAAGCCAGAGGATACGGCTATTATGTCTTATTAAGGCATCCAAACGGATTGGAAACAATTTACGGGCATCTTTCAAAAATATTGGTTCGCCCCAATCAAATTGTCAAAGTAGGTGATCCTATTGCATTAGGAGGCAACACCGGAAGATCAACAGGTCCTCACCTCCATTTTGAAACGCGTTTTTTAGGTTTGGATATAAATCCGAACGAAATTTTCGATTTTGTCAATCAAGTTCCCCATACCGATACTTATGTATTCAGAGCAAAAACATCCGTAAAGAATGTTTATTCGGCACGCACTGCAGCATCGAAAAGCGGAAATAACGGAAGCAAATATGTCACTTATAGAGTGAAAAAAGGAGATACGCTCTCTTCTATTGCCGTCAAATACCGTACAACAGTAAATACATTATGCCGATTGAACGGTATCAGTAAAAATAAGATATTGCGATTGGGACAACCTATTCGAGTAAAATAA
- a CDS encoding DUF4136 domain-containing protein, with translation MKKMISVLPVLFVLFLSTSCQKDPDMSKLDDNFMVYTDYDKKENFSEFSTYYIPDSILLISDSKEAKYWKDDNALNIIDTYVKNMDDRGYTRVEEKEDADLGIQVSYVEDSYYFTGYSNPYWWWDYPGYWYPGYWGGYWGGGWYYPYSVVYSYNVGSMLAELVNLSAPTGQKEKLPVLWSAYMTGLLSGSNRFNTQLAITAVNQAYVQSPYLKK, from the coding sequence ATGAAAAAAATGATTTCTGTACTACCGGTACTATTCGTATTATTTTTATCAACATCGTGTCAGAAAGACCCCGATATGTCTAAATTGGATGACAATTTCATGGTCTATACCGATTATGATAAAAAAGAAAATTTCAGCGAGTTTTCAACGTATTATATTCCGGACAGTATTTTACTTATCTCGGACAGTAAAGAGGCAAAATATTGGAAAGATGATAATGCGTTGAATATTATCGACACTTATGTGAAAAACATGGATGACAGAGGCTACACAAGGGTCGAAGAGAAAGAGGATGCCGATTTGGGTATTCAAGTAAGTTATGTCGAAGATTCATACTATTTTACAGGTTATAGCAACCCCTATTGGTGGTGGGATTATCCCGGTTACTGGTATCCCGGTTATTGGGGCGGCTACTGGGGTGGCGGCTGGTACTATCCTTATAGCGTAGTTTATAGCTATAATGTAGGTTCTATGCTCGCAGAATTGGTAAATTTGAGTGCGCCGACCGGACAAAAAGAAAAACTTCCTGTTTTGTGGAGTGCGTATATGACCGGTTTGCTTTCCGGTTCTAACCGCTTTAATACACAACTTGCTATCACGGCTGTAAATCAAGCTTATGTCCAATCTCCTTATTTGAAAAAATAA
- a CDS encoding 2-C-methyl-D-erythritol 4-phosphate cytidylyltransferase, translating to MQTDNCLQLPKYAIIVAGGKGLRMGGEIPKQFRPISGHPVLMHTLEAFYRYDPEIRIILVLPEEHQNYWNDLCLQYRFTLKHRVVTGGPTRFHSVKNGLDTLPDNGLVAVHDGVRPLVSEKVIDNAFEEAKRSGAVIPVIEVTDSLRELTSDGKSKSVPRNLYRSVQTPQVFKTALLKEAYNQPFCDCFTDDASVVEATGKEVKLIKGNAENIKITTPKDLLLAEMLLSHV from the coding sequence ATGCAAACCGATAATTGTCTTCAACTTCCTAAATACGCTATTATCGTGGCCGGAGGAAAAGGATTGAGAATGGGTGGAGAAATTCCCAAACAATTCCGCCCGATCTCAGGTCATCCGGTACTGATGCACACCCTCGAAGCTTTTTATAGATATGATCCCGAAATAAGAATCATTTTGGTATTACCCGAAGAACACCAAAATTATTGGAACGACTTATGTCTTCAATATCGATTTACCCTTAAACACAGAGTCGTTACAGGAGGGCCTACCCGTTTCCATTCAGTAAAAAACGGACTCGATACTTTGCCCGATAACGGGCTGGTAGCCGTGCACGACGGTGTACGCCCATTAGTTTCCGAAAAGGTAATCGACAATGCATTCGAAGAAGCAAAACGGTCAGGCGCGGTAATTCCGGTCATTGAAGTAACCGATTCTCTACGAGAGTTGACCTCGGACGGAAAAAGCAAATCTGTCCCGAGAAACTTATACCGAAGTGTACAAACTCCCCAAGTTTTCAAAACCGCACTTTTGAAAGAAGCATACAACCAACCGTTCTGCGATTGCTTCACCGACGACGCATCAGTCGTCGAGGCTACAGGCAAAGAGGTCAAGTTGATAAAAGGAAATGCGGAAAACATAAAAATTACAACCCCGAAAGATTTGTTATTGGCAGAAATGTTATTATCCCATGTCTGA
- the recG gene encoding ATP-dependent DNA helicase RecG has protein sequence MSDLSTRDIKFLPGVGPKKAELFNKELKIFSFEDLLYYFPYKYIDRSRTYKIKEIDGNMPYIQLRGEILNFETQGEGKGRRLIARFSDGTGIIELVWFKGIKFIIEKYKPGIEYTLFGKPTRFGSKFNIAHPEIDPIDDIIDKAPGLQAYYSTTEKMKSHFLNSKAIQKIMYNLWKSINGPLPETLPAQVIARSQVIYLTEAIQNIHFPQSPDLLRKAQFRLKFEELFYLQLNILRFTRQRQKKLGGFRFDHIGDYFNNFYHQCLPFELTNAQKRVLREIRADVGSGKQMNRLLQGDVGSGKTLVALMSMLMAVDNGFQACLMAPTEILASQHYESISELVAPIGIHVELLTGSTRKKERERIHEGLLTGDVNLIIGTHALIENTVLFSNLGLVVIDEQHRFGVEQRARLWKKNNRPPHILVMTATPIPRTLAMTVYGDLDVSVIDELPPGRKPIQTIHQYDNKRGALYASIRKQIEMGRQIYIVYPLIQESERSDLKNLEDGFKHIQEVFPEFKVCMVHGKMKPAEKDAEMQKFVSGEAHIMVATTVIEVGVNVPNASVMIIENAERFGLSQLHQLRGRVGRGADQSYCILMTSHKLSQETRKRLEIMVRTNDGFEISEADLQLRGPGDMEGTQQSGIAFDLKIANIAKDGQILQLARDIANEILDKDPELSLTENYVLNRQLQKIFKKKINWSLIS, from the coding sequence ATGTCTGATTTATCGACCCGCGACATAAAATTTCTACCGGGAGTAGGTCCGAAAAAAGCGGAACTGTTCAATAAGGAACTGAAAATATTCAGCTTCGAAGATCTTTTATACTATTTCCCTTACAAATATATAGACCGCAGCCGTACCTATAAAATCAAGGAAATAGACGGAAATATGCCCTATATACAACTACGGGGAGAGATCTTGAATTTCGAAACACAAGGCGAAGGCAAAGGTCGTCGACTTATCGCCCGTTTTTCGGACGGAACAGGCATTATCGAACTCGTATGGTTTAAAGGAATAAAATTCATTATCGAAAAATACAAACCGGGGATAGAATACACTCTATTCGGGAAACCGACCCGGTTTGGCAGCAAATTCAATATCGCTCACCCCGAAATCGATCCGATCGACGATATTATCGATAAAGCTCCGGGATTACAAGCTTATTATAGCACGACAGAGAAGATGAAAAGTCATTTTCTCAATTCGAAGGCTATACAAAAAATCATGTATAATCTTTGGAAAAGTATTAATGGCCCTCTTCCCGAAACACTACCGGCACAGGTTATCGCCCGTTCCCAAGTCATTTATCTGACCGAAGCCATACAAAATATACATTTCCCGCAATCTCCCGACTTGCTTAGAAAAGCACAATTCAGACTCAAATTCGAAGAACTGTTCTACCTGCAACTGAATATACTCCGCTTTACCCGACAAAGACAAAAAAAACTGGGCGGTTTTCGGTTCGACCATATCGGAGACTATTTCAACAATTTTTATCACCAATGTTTACCTTTTGAGCTGACAAACGCTCAAAAAAGAGTATTACGGGAAATTCGTGCGGATGTCGGAAGCGGAAAACAGATGAACCGCTTGTTACAAGGGGACGTCGGAAGCGGAAAAACTTTGGTGGCCTTAATGAGTATGCTGATGGCTGTCGATAACGGATTTCAGGCATGCCTCATGGCTCCCACCGAAATACTGGCATCTCAGCATTACGAATCGATCAGCGAATTAGTAGCCCCAATCGGCATACATGTAGAATTGCTAACCGGATCGACACGAAAAAAAGAAAGAGAACGCATTCATGAAGGATTACTGACCGGAGATGTAAATCTGATTATCGGTACACATGCACTGATCGAAAATACCGTACTCTTTTCAAATCTGGGATTAGTAGTCATCGACGAGCAGCATCGCTTCGGAGTAGAACAACGTGCACGACTATGGAAAAAGAACAACCGGCCTCCCCACATACTGGTAATGACGGCAACACCCATTCCCCGAACATTGGCAATGACCGTTTACGGAGATCTGGACGTTTCGGTAATCGATGAACTTCCTCCGGGAAGGAAGCCGATACAGACCATACACCAATACGATAATAAACGAGGAGCTCTATATGCATCTATTCGCAAACAAATCGAAATGGGCAGACAAATTTATATCGTATATCCGCTTATACAAGAAAGTGAACGTTCGGATTTGAAAAATCTGGAAGACGGATTTAAACATATACAAGAGGTCTTTCCCGAGTTCAAAGTTTGTATGGTACATGGCAAAATGAAACCGGCTGAGAAAGATGCTGAAATGCAGAAATTTGTTTCAGGAGAAGCCCACATTATGGTGGCGACTACTGTAATCGAAGTAGGTGTAAATGTTCCGAATGCCTCGGTAATGATCATAGAAAATGCCGAACGTTTCGGATTATCGCAATTGCACCAATTACGAGGACGTGTAGGACGGGGAGCAGATCAATCATATTGTATCTTGATGACTTCGCACAAGCTCTCCCAAGAAACACGAAAACGACTCGAAATCATGGTACGCACAAACGACGGCTTCGAAATATCGGAAGCCGATCTGCAATTGCGAGGTCCGGGTGATATGGAAGGTACTCAACAAAGCGGCATCGCTTTCGACTTAAAAATCGCAAACATCGCTAAAGACGGACAAATATTGCAATTAGCCCGTGATATTGCGAATGAAATTTTAGATAAAGATCCTGAATTGTCTCTGACAGAAAACTATGTCCTGAACCGCCAATTACAAAAAATATTCAAAAAGAAAATCAATTGGAGTCTGATCAGTTAA
- a CDS encoding outer membrane beta-barrel protein, producing the protein MKTIKNIGLKLAVIMAVFMAVPAVGQAQVKKGYANVDWQFNVPLSNKFASTASGWGMNFEGGYFITDNIGVGLFLAYSTNNEYFGQKTLNISETAAMTTDQQHSLFQLPFGASFRYRFVPESQFIPYLSLKLGPEYSEMSSYYNVYKSHDYDWGFYISPEVGITMYPTQDKSVGFHVALYYSYATNKGNVLTYSLDGLNNFGFRLGLAF; encoded by the coding sequence ATGAAAACAATAAAAAATATAGGATTGAAACTCGCCGTTATAATGGCGGTTTTCATGGCTGTTCCTGCGGTAGGACAAGCTCAGGTGAAAAAAGGTTATGCTAATGTCGACTGGCAATTCAACGTACCGCTAAGTAATAAATTCGCAAGCACTGCCAGTGGTTGGGGTATGAACTTTGAAGGTGGTTATTTTATCACCGATAATATTGGAGTAGGTCTTTTCTTGGCTTACAGTACGAATAATGAATATTTTGGGCAGAAAACACTGAATATTTCCGAAACAGCAGCAATGACCACAGATCAACAACACTCGTTGTTCCAATTGCCTTTCGGAGCGTCTTTCCGTTATCGTTTTGTTCCCGAAAGTCAGTTCATTCCTTATTTGTCATTGAAATTAGGTCCTGAATATAGTGAGATGTCATCATATTATAATGTGTATAAATCGCATGATTATGATTGGGGATTTTATATTTCTCCTGAAGTAGGTATTACAATGTATCCTACTCAGGACAAGTCAGTCGGTTTCCATGTAGCGTTATATTATAGTTATGCTACCAATAAAGGAAATGTTCTTACTTATTCGCTCGACGGATTAAATAACTTCGGATTCCGTCTCGGTTTGGCATTCTAA
- a CDS encoding NADP-specific glutamate dehydrogenase: MNAQNVLSELKRRFPNEPEYHQAVEEVLSTIEDAYNEHPEFDRYNLIERLCIPDRIFSFRVTWLDDKGKVQTNMGYRVQHNNAIGPYKGGIRFHSSVNLSILKFLAFEQTFKNSLTTLPMGGGKGGSDFNPKGKSDTEIMRFCQAFVTELWRHIGPETDVPAGDIGVGGREVGYMYGMYKKLARENTGTFTGKGLEFGGSLIRPEATGYGNVYFLLEMLKTRNIDIKGKVVTVSGSGNVAQYTVEKLISLGAKVVTMSDSNGYIYDPDGIDEAKLKYIFELKNLYRGRIKEYAEQYGCKYVEGGRPWGEKCDIAMPSATQNELDGDDARALLANGCFAVSEGANMPSTPEAIDEFLKAKILYAPGKAANAGGVSVSGLEMTQNSIKLNWTAEEVDARLKQIMFDIHTQCVRYGKQEDGTVNYVKGANVAGFMKVAKAMMAQGVL, from the coding sequence ATGAATGCGCAAAACGTACTGAGTGAATTGAAAAGACGTTTCCCGAATGAACCTGAATATCATCAGGCTGTGGAAGAAGTGTTGTCAACTATCGAGGATGCCTACAATGAACATCCTGAGTTTGACCGTTACAATCTTATCGAAAGATTGTGTATTCCTGATCGTATTTTTTCGTTTCGTGTAACTTGGTTGGACGATAAGGGAAAGGTACAAACCAATATGGGATATCGTGTACAGCATAATAATGCAATCGGACCGTACAAAGGGGGGATTCGTTTCCATTCATCCGTAAACTTATCTATCCTTAAATTCCTTGCGTTCGAACAGACTTTTAAAAACTCTTTGACAACATTGCCTATGGGGGGTGGTAAAGGAGGTTCGGACTTTAACCCGAAAGGAAAATCCGATACGGAAATCATGCGTTTTTGTCAGGCTTTTGTTACTGAATTGTGGCGTCATATCGGACCGGAAACTGATGTTCCTGCCGGTGATATCGGAGTTGGAGGACGTGAGGTCGGTTATATGTATGGTATGTATAAAAAACTGGCTCGTGAAAATACAGGGACTTTTACCGGTAAAGGACTTGAATTCGGAGGTTCTTTGATTCGTCCTGAGGCTACCGGTTATGGTAATGTATATTTCCTCCTTGAAATGTTGAAAACCCGGAATATCGATATTAAAGGTAAAGTCGTTACGGTATCGGGATCGGGAAATGTAGCTCAATATACAGTAGAAAAATTGATCAGTCTCGGAGCTAAAGTTGTCACCATGTCTGATAGTAACGGTTATATTTATGATCCTGACGGTATTGATGAAGCCAAATTGAAGTATATCTTTGAATTGAAAAATCTGTATCGCGGACGTATAAAGGAATATGCAGAACAGTATGGTTGCAAGTATGTAGAAGGCGGTCGTCCTTGGGGAGAAAAATGCGACATCGCCATGCCGAGTGCTACTCAGAACGAATTGGATGGAGATGATGCTCGTGCTTTGCTTGCAAATGGATGTTTTGCCGTGTCGGAAGGTGCGAACATGCCTTCGACTCCTGAGGCTATCGATGAATTCTTGAAAGCGAAGATTCTTTATGCTCCGGGTAAAGCGGCTAATGCCGGAGGTGTTTCTGTTAGTGGTCTCGAAATGACTCAGAACTCTATCAAATTAAACTGGACGGCAGAAGAAGTCGATGCTCGTTTGAAACAGATTATGTTCGACATCCATACTCAATGTGTACGTTATGGAAAACAAGAGGATGGTACTGTTAACTATGTCAAGGGTGCTAATGTTGCCGGATTTATGAAAGTTGCAAAAGCAATGATGGCACAAGGCGTGTTGTAG